A single region of the Vanessa atalanta chromosome Z, ilVanAtal1.2, whole genome shotgun sequence genome encodes:
- the LOC125075899 gene encoding ras-related and estrogen-regulated growth inhibitor — protein sequence MTTRGIRRKKSSLSEVKVAVVGAPSVGKSALTVRFLTKRYIGEYDHQQESKYKHEALLDGEPILFEILDTCPKSLDDLPGNEIAQWADGLFLVYSITDRDSFNYVRRAKQSLQPEVPLTLVGNKADMVHLRQVSPEEGEILAKDFECSFAEVAAAEQVNQVGEVFHDLCREVLTHRRRAKHSLLDRMLGSKTAYRVYSRGKSDSALPKD from the exons ATGACAACTCGAGGGATTAGACGGAAGAAATCATCGCTGTCCGAAGTGAAAGTGGCAGTGGTCGGTGCACCATCGGTCGGCAAAAGCG CACTCACGGTTCGATTTCTTACAAAAAGATACATCGGAGAGTACGACCATCAACAGG aaagcAAATACAAACACGAGGCGCTCTTAGATGGGGAGCCAATACTTTTCGAAATTTTAGATACCTGTCCAAAG aGTTTGGACGATCTCCCGGGGAATGAAATAGCACAATGGGCCGATGGCCTGTTCCTAGTTTATTCAATAACTGATAGAGATTCATTTAACTATGTACGGAGAGCGAAGCAGAGTTTGCAACCCGAAGTGCCGTTAACCCTCGTCGGTAACAAGGCAGATATGGTGCATTTGAGACAG gtgAGCCCTGAAGAAGGAGAAATATTAGCTAAGGATTTTGAATGCAGCTTCGCAGAAGTTGCAGCCGCGGAACAGGTGAATCAAGTAGGCGAGGTGTTTCACGACCTTTGCCGAGAAGTACTCACGCATAGAAGGAGAGCGAAACATAGTCTTCTAGACAGAATGCTGGGCTCGAAGACGGCGTACAGAGTCTACTCTCGGGGAAAAAGTGACAGCGCGTTACCAAAAgactaa